Proteins encoded by one window of Actinocorallia herbida:
- a CDS encoding aldo/keto reductase, producing MRTVDLGSQGLKVSAQGLGCMGMSQSYGVADDTVSLATIDRAFELGVTFFDTSDIYGAGGIYGFGANERLLGYALRGRRDEAVIATKCGIKGIVVNGMKFELGASPEYVKQACEDSLTRLGTDRIDLYYLHRVDPDTPIEDTVGAMAELVTEGKVRYLGLSEVTVDQLERAHAVHPISALQSEYSLWTRGIEAEILPALRRLGIGLVPFSPLGRGFLTGTVTTAEFSADDMRNSNPRFTAEAVDANQAIVAVVREIAAARGVLPGQVALAWVHSRGADVVPIPGTKRPTYLEQNAAAADVALTAEDLARLGTLAAQATGSRY from the coding sequence ATGCGCACCGTCGATCTGGGCTCGCAGGGGCTGAAGGTGTCGGCACAGGGACTCGGCTGCATGGGAATGAGCCAGTCCTACGGCGTCGCCGACGACACGGTCTCCCTGGCCACCATCGACCGGGCCTTCGAACTCGGCGTGACGTTCTTCGACACCTCCGACATCTACGGCGCGGGCGGCATCTACGGATTCGGCGCCAACGAGAGGCTCCTCGGCTACGCCCTGCGCGGCCGCCGCGACGAAGCGGTCATCGCCACCAAGTGCGGCATCAAGGGCATCGTCGTGAACGGTATGAAGTTCGAGCTCGGCGCCTCCCCCGAGTACGTCAAGCAGGCCTGCGAGGACTCCCTGACGCGTCTCGGCACCGACCGGATCGACCTGTACTACCTGCACCGGGTCGACCCGGACACGCCGATCGAGGACACCGTCGGGGCGATGGCCGAACTCGTCACCGAAGGCAAGGTCCGCTACCTCGGCCTGTCCGAGGTCACCGTCGACCAGCTGGAACGCGCCCACGCCGTCCACCCCATCAGCGCGCTCCAGAGCGAGTACTCCCTGTGGACCCGCGGCATCGAGGCCGAGATCCTCCCCGCGCTGCGCCGCCTCGGCATCGGCCTCGTCCCCTTCTCCCCGCTCGGCCGCGGCTTCCTCACCGGCACCGTCACCACCGCCGAGTTCTCCGCCGACGACATGCGCAACTCCAACCCCCGCTTCACCGCCGAGGCCGTCGACGCCAACCAGGCCATCGTCGCCGTCGTCCGCGAGATCGCCGCCGCCCGGGGCGTCCTGCCCGGTCAGGTCGCCCTCGCCTGGGTGCACTCCCGCGGCGCCGACGTCGTGCCCATCCCCGGCACCAAGCGGCCCACCTACCTGGAGCAGAACGCCGCGGCCGCCGACGTCGCCCTCACCGCCGAAGACCTCGCCCGCCTCGGCACCCTGGCCGCCCAGGCGACCGGCTCCCGTTACTGA